Below is a window of Thermodesulfobacteriota bacterium DNA.
AGGGAGCGGGCGAGGTGCTTAAAAAGCTTCATAACTTAAGCGTGAAATACGGGGTTAGGTTCATATCGCCAGTACTACTTAAAAACACATCAGTTTCAGGTGATAAGTTCTACGAAAATTAATTATCCTATTGCATAATGGCAAAGACACAATATTCTTATTTACCGTACCAAGATAATCGTGTAAATTGAGTTTTCAAAACTATGAGTACTAACGAAAATATAATCAGCAAATATTTCAGACCAGCAGTATTAATACTCTCAATAATAGGTTTTTTACTTTCGGTCTATCTTACCTACTTACATTTCACTGAAGGGCAGAGCGCATTTTGTTCCCAGGGCTCAGACTGTGATGTTGTTAGGCAGAGCGCCTACTCATCTATATTAGGCATCCCGGTTGCACTGCTGGGTGCTGTGGGCTATGCACTTATTTTTTGGTTCACCTACGTATCAATGTCAAAGCGTACGCGCTGGCTTCTTTTATACATCATATCACTGTCCGGCTTTATCTTCTCAGCGTACCTGACCTACTTAGAGCTTTTTGTAATCAAAGCAATATGTCCATATTGCGTGATATCAGCTGTAATAATGACAGTGTTATTTGTTTTAATTGCGTTTAGAAAATCCGATTTTTATCCAAAGCTTTCCTCACTTCACACAGCCGTTCTAACAATTTGTATTCTTGGTCTTGTAGTTGTTGGCTCAAGCGCGCTTCAGTCTGATAGTCTTAATCCTCTTATTGCGGATCTTGAACCCGGTAGTGCTAACAGTCTTCAGATAGGACTAGCAAAGCATTTAAAAGATAGAGGAGCCGTGATGTACGGCTCTTATAAGTGTCCTCATTGTAACGCTCAAAAAGCCTTGTTCGGAGGGGCATCGGTATATGTAGATTATGTTGAGTGTGATCCTACCGGACCAGACGCTGAGGCTACCAGATGCTTTTCAAGAGGGGTTCAGCACTATCCGACATGGGAGATAAACGGCAATTTCTACGAAGGCGCTAAATCCCTTCAGGAACTGGCGCATTTATCTGGATACGTTCCTCCTCCACAATAGATCTTCCTATATGATTGCTAGTTAGAATTTGTAATCTATCTAATATATCTAGGCTAAACATTGAGCTAATTAAAAAAGTTGTTGCTTCCCTATATTCCTTGAGATAGGCTTGGAAATAATCCACCTATATGAGGAAATTCGTAGATATTTTAAGAAGTGGACAAATAATCGGAGGTGTCTTATGGATATTTTTGATAAGATAGCAAGGCGAGGATTTTTTAAATTCGGCACTCTAGCGCTAGGGGCAATTGGTGTTGGAAGCGCGGCGACACTCGGAGCTACTAATGCAGAGGCACGAAACAGAAGAAACCTGGACTTAGAGGTTTGCTGTAATGGAAACTCAATAAGGTTTGAAGGACCCCAGGGACCTAATCCAAACAATCTCTCAGATTTGGGACCCCATCCATACTACGGCGCATCTTTTGTGGTTCAGGGCATTATCTATCCAAGCGGGACTCTTCCTACTGTAGGCAGCGGTATTTTAGGTGACGGTAGCCCGCAGTTTCCAGATAGTGTATTAGGCACATGGACGTGCAGGGGCTGGTTTGTCGGAGATAGCGTAAATGACGCAAGGGGCGGCATATTCACCCCGACAGGGCCCTTTGTTGCAACAACTCAGCTCTACGATCTAGACAGTGAAAATCCAGGTGCCGAGATGCTTGTCACTGATGGGGTTGAGCTAATAGATCTGGATGTGCCTTTTCAAAGAGCTATAACAGGCGGCACAGGGATATATAGAAAGGCCAGAGGAGAGGTTACTCAGACAGCGATTGCCGTCAATTCTACCAATCTGTTTAATTTCACCTTTAGCTTTAAAGTTAGATAGTTCGGCAATTGTTATAACCTATTAATTTTTATTGATTTTTTTGTTATAATTGTATGTGTTAAATCTTTTACGGAAGGTGAAGGTCATGGATCATGAAAACCGTTTGGGAAAAGATGTAGAAACCCTTAAGGACGATATATCCAAATTAAAGGAAGATCTTGGCAGTATTGCTGAGACGCTTTTAGAAAAAGGTAAGGCTGAAACTGAAGCGGCCAAGGACAAGCTCAGTGACAGTCTTAAAGAAGAAATAGAAGCAGCCCGTCTTAAGAGCAGAGAAGGAGTTGAGTCACTGGAGGATCAAATAAGGGAAAAACCTCTTATGAGTCTTCTAATTGCTTTTGTAATCGGCCTTTTTCTCGGAAAACTATTTGACCGTGGGTAGATACAGTTGAGTAACCTTAATAGAATTGTATCACTTGCACTTAAGCCCGGAAACGAATATGTGAGGGCGATGCTAACGCGCCTTGTTATATTGGGGGCGTTTTTGGTAATTGCCTTTATATTAGTGATTCTTGGGATAGGTTTTCTGGTTTGGTCATCCTATCTGTATCTAAACACGGTAGTAAACCCATACCTTGCAGCGCTCTTAAGCGGTCTCATAGCAATAGTTCTTGCAGGCGCATTGGTTCTGATTGGAAGTATGATAAGTAAAAGCCCGGGCACAAAAGAAACCAAAGATAGCGGGCAAAGCAAAGCAAACTTTGTAGACAGCACAGAGGTTATAGAGCAGTACCCGCTTGAATCAGGGCTTATGGCTATGGCAGCAGGGTTTATCGCGGGCTCTTCACCTGAATCCAGAAAAGTTCTCACAGAGCTATTTGTGAGTTTAAATCAAAATTCTTCCGAATAAACCTATATTTTAGTCTTTATCGCATTCTTCTATAAATGATTCAAATATTTTCTTTGAGCTTTCTGATTCTTCAAGCTCAGGGTGCCATTGTATACCCAGAATATATTCCCCATCAGCCGATTCAATGCCTTCAACTATATTATCTTGTGTTTGAGCTGATTGTTTCAGCCCAGAGCCAATATCTTTAACCGCCTGGTGGTGATAGCTCTTTACACTCACTAAATCTTGTCTCACAATATCAAAAAGTTTAGTGTTTTTTGAGATCATAACTTCGTGAAGTGCCCCTTTTTCGTGCGGCATTGCATCTGGAAGAAATACATATATGTCTTGATACAAATTGCCTCCGAAAAATACATTTAACAGCTGCATGCCGCCGCATATACCTATTACAGGCAGCGCTCTGTTTAGTGATTCTTCAAGGATTGCAAACTCCATTTTAGTCCTTTCAAGACTCATCGGGCGCAGTTTGGGATGAGGCTCCTCATTATAGTACTTTGGGTCCATATCTCTTGATCCCGGAAGAAGAAGACCGTCAATTCTTTGGGCAGTTTCTTTGATTAACTGTTTATTATCTGGTATCGACGGGATAAGGACCGGAATCCCCCCAGCTTGTGCAATAGCAAGGGCATACTTTTCCTCAATCTCATAATTACCTTCTTTTATATCCGTTGTTATGCCGATAATTGGTTTTATCTTATTCATAATAAAAACCTATTGTTAAGATAAAGAAAAACAGATGCAACTTCAAATCTGCTATTATTAATCTAAATTTGTTAAATGTTTGCAATTTGACACGCTTTTATGCGACTGCTAGTCTCTATGAAAGTTTAGAGATAAGGAGGGGGATAATGAAAAAGATTCCATATTATTTTTTGGTTTTAGTTATCGCTTTAATGTTTTCAACCAGTGTTTTTGCCGATCCCGGCGATACGTATGTGCAGGTGAATTTTGACATTCCAGGGCCTAATAACGGTCAGTGTTCTGTCTTAAAAGTCTCACCTGACGGAGATCTTACAGAGTTTGCTTCATTTGAATCAATCACTGCTCTTACCGGAAATCCAAACTGCGATTTTGACGACACAGGTATTACCATTGCAGACAATGGAGATGTTTATTTCTCAGAAGATGATTCAGATTCAATTATATTATCAACTCCTGAGGGTATGTTGAGCACTTTTATTTCCGAGTCAGAAATCATTGCAGTGACGGGAGACACTAGTGCAGATCTAGATAATGCACTTGATATTGGACCTGACGGCAATCTTTATTTTATTGACGAGGAGTCAGACACAGTTCTTATGGCAACTATACCAGGAGCTGAAATAAGCATAGTTCTTACTCCGGGTGAGA
It encodes the following:
- a CDS encoding vitamin K epoxide reductase family protein, which gives rise to MSTNENIISKYFRPAVLILSIIGFLLSVYLTYLHFTEGQSAFCSQGSDCDVVRQSAYSSILGIPVALLGAVGYALIFWFTYVSMSKRTRWLLLYIISLSGFIFSAYLTYLELFVIKAICPYCVISAVIMTVLFVLIAFRKSDFYPKLSSLHTAVLTICILGLVVVGSSALQSDSLNPLIADLEPGSANSLQIGLAKHLKDRGAVMYGSYKCPHCNAQKALFGGASVYVDYVECDPTGPDAEATRCFSRGVQHYPTWEINGNFYEGAKSLQELAHLSGYVPPPQ
- a CDS encoding phage holin family protein, which gives rise to MSNLNRIVSLALKPGNEYVRAMLTRLVILGAFLVIAFILVILGIGFLVWSSYLYLNTVVNPYLAALLSGLIAIVLAGALVLIGSMISKSPGTKETKDSGQSKANFVDSTEVIEQYPLESGLMAMAAGFIAGSSPESRKVLTELFVSLNQNSSE
- a CDS encoding gamma-glutamyl-gamma-aminobutyrate hydrolase family protein, with amino-acid sequence MNKIKPIIGITTDIKEGNYEIEEKYALAIAQAGGIPVLIPSIPDNKQLIKETAQRIDGLLLPGSRDMDPKYYNEEPHPKLRPMSLERTKMEFAILEESLNRALPVIGICGGMQLLNVFFGGNLYQDIYVFLPDAMPHEKGALHEVMISKNTKLFDIVRQDLVSVKSYHHQAVKDIGSGLKQSAQTQDNIVEGIESADGEYILGIQWHPELEESESSKKIFESFIEECDKD